A window from Candidatus Rickettsiella viridis encodes these proteins:
- the rpsO gene encoding 30S ribosomal protein S15: MLAKSEIMAKYQRCPGDTGSPEVQVALLSGAIEQLNGHFQAHKKDNHSRQGLLKKVALRRKLLKYLKKVDLQRYMSLIKQLGLRG, from the coding sequence ATGTTGGCTAAAAGCGAAATAATGGCTAAATATCAGCGTTGTCCTGGCGATACGGGTTCGCCGGAGGTTCAGGTAGCTTTACTATCGGGGGCTATTGAACAACTTAACGGCCATTTCCAAGCACATAAAAAAGATAACCATTCTCGGCAGGGCCTATTAAAGAAAGTGGCTTTACGTCGAAAATTGTTAAAGTACTTAAAGAAAGTTGATCTACAACGCTATATGAGTTTGATCAAGCAACTCGGTTTGCGTGGCTAA
- the pnp gene encoding polyribonucleotide nucleotidyltransferase: MLNPIKKEFQFGAHMMSIETGAIARQATSSVLVTLEGTTVLVAVVGRKQAGETTDFFPLNVHYQERSYAAGRVPGGYFKREGRPTEKEILTSRLIDRPIRPLFPEGFHNEVQVVATVLSSNPEINADIPAMIGASAALALSGLPFKGPIGAARVGYAQGEYLLNPTFKQLETSDLDLVVAGTENAVLMVESQAAELSEEIMLGAVLFGQQQMQVAIQAIKALVQEAGKTAWDWQPSARLDAALEQAMTQAFEPSIIEAYQIPEKLDRKAKLDELREAMTQRYLDEEKGINAKAIQGLFASLEKKIVRHRILDGLARIDGRDKTTVRPITVQPGLLPRTHGSVLFTRGETQAIVVATLGTDRDAQIIEALDGEARETFMLHYNFPPYSVGETGQVGSPKRREIGHGNLAKRALRAVLPSETDFPYVLRVVSEITESNGSSSMATVCGASIALMDAAVPLKKHVAGIAMGLIKEKDRFAVLTDILGDEDHLGDMDFKVAGTADGVTALQMDIKIDGITKEILEIALGQAKEGRLHILGIMEKALPGARVEVSPYAPRITTLKINPDKIRDLIGKGGATIRSITEETGTLIDISDDGIVRISTSDLEACQNAIERIKKVTAEVEVGVIYEGPVVKLTDFGAFVNVLPGRDGLVHISQISNDRVENVSDVLKEGQIVKVKVLEIDRQGRIRLTMKENELETVNETANETENEIQS; this comes from the coding sequence GTGTTAAATCCTATAAAGAAAGAATTCCAATTTGGCGCCCATATGATGAGTATAGAAACGGGTGCGATTGCTCGTCAGGCGACATCGTCCGTTTTAGTGACATTAGAAGGTACAACAGTATTAGTTGCGGTGGTGGGTCGTAAGCAGGCAGGTGAAACAACTGACTTTTTTCCATTGAACGTTCATTACCAGGAAAGGAGCTATGCGGCAGGCCGTGTTCCAGGGGGCTATTTTAAACGAGAAGGACGTCCAACTGAGAAAGAAATTTTAACGTCTAGGCTGATTGACAGACCCATACGGCCTTTATTCCCAGAAGGATTTCACAACGAAGTTCAAGTCGTTGCGACGGTCTTATCATCCAACCCTGAGATTAACGCGGATATTCCTGCGATGATTGGTGCTTCAGCGGCATTAGCCCTTTCAGGTCTACCTTTTAAAGGTCCTATCGGTGCGGCGAGAGTGGGTTATGCTCAGGGCGAATACTTGCTTAATCCTACATTTAAACAGCTTGAAACATCCGATTTAGATTTAGTCGTCGCGGGAACAGAAAATGCTGTATTGATGGTGGAGTCACAAGCTGCTGAACTTTCTGAAGAAATTATGTTAGGTGCTGTGCTCTTTGGGCAGCAACAGATGCAAGTTGCTATTCAAGCGATTAAAGCGCTTGTACAAGAAGCAGGTAAAACCGCATGGGATTGGCAGCCTAGCGCTCGTTTGGATGCTGCATTAGAACAGGCGATGACACAAGCATTTGAGCCATCAATCATTGAAGCGTATCAAATTCCAGAAAAGCTTGATCGTAAAGCCAAGTTGGATGAATTACGTGAAGCCATGACTCAGCGATACTTAGATGAAGAAAAAGGAATTAATGCTAAAGCGATTCAAGGGTTATTTGCTTCTTTAGAAAAAAAGATAGTTCGTCATCGTATTCTAGATGGTTTAGCGCGTATTGATGGTAGAGATAAAACAACCGTACGCCCCATTACTGTCCAGCCAGGGTTATTGCCGCGTACTCACGGTTCTGTGCTGTTTACACGTGGAGAAACACAAGCAATCGTGGTTGCCACGTTAGGTACAGATAGAGATGCACAAATCATAGAGGCTTTAGATGGTGAAGCACGTGAAACCTTCATGCTTCATTATAATTTTCCTCCTTATAGCGTAGGTGAAACAGGGCAAGTCGGAAGTCCTAAACGACGTGAAATTGGACATGGTAATTTGGCGAAACGCGCTTTACGTGCTGTATTGCCTAGCGAAACTGATTTTCCTTATGTATTACGCGTTGTTTCTGAAATCACAGAGTCGAATGGTTCTAGCTCCATGGCAACGGTTTGCGGCGCTAGTATTGCATTAATGGATGCCGCTGTTCCTCTCAAGAAGCATGTTGCGGGTATCGCAATGGGCTTGATAAAAGAAAAAGATCGTTTTGCCGTTTTAACGGATATTTTAGGTGATGAAGATCACTTAGGTGATATGGATTTTAAAGTGGCAGGAACTGCTGATGGTGTGACCGCTTTACAGATGGATATTAAAATCGACGGAATTACTAAAGAAATTTTAGAAATAGCACTGGGACAAGCCAAAGAAGGGCGCTTACACATATTGGGCATTATGGAAAAAGCTTTACCTGGCGCTCGGGTTGAAGTTTCTCCTTATGCACCACGTATTACTACATTAAAGATAAATCCGGATAAAATCCGTGATTTAATTGGTAAAGGTGGCGCGACTATTCGTTCTATTACTGAAGAAACAGGTACCTTAATCGATATTAGCGATGACGGCATTGTTCGGATTTCTACTTCTGACTTAGAAGCTTGTCAAAATGCAATAGAGCGCATTAAAAAGGTAACGGCAGAAGTAGAAGTAGGGGTTATTTATGAAGGTCCTGTTGTCAAACTTACAGACTTTGGTGCGTTTGTTAACGTATTACCAGGTCGTGATGGTCTAGTACATATCTCACAAATTTCTAATGACCGTGTTGAGAACGTGAGTGATGTACTAAAAGAAGGCCAAATCGTTAAAGTAAAAGTTCTTGAGATTGATCGACAAGGACGTATTCGTTTGACCATGAAGGAAAATGAATTAGAGACGGTAAACGAAACTGCAAACGAGACGGAAAACGAAATACAATCGTGA
- a CDS encoding rhodanese-like domain-containing protein, with protein sequence MQHTSGFLNLVADAKSRITEISISDLADKLIKVPFYLIDVRELDEYKQGAIPNAIHLSKGTIERDIERLIPDNAADIVVYCSGGFRSCLVADNLQKMGYQHVASLTGGVRAWLEAGYPLAT encoded by the coding sequence ATGCAGCATACATCAGGGTTTCTTAACCTAGTCGCTGATGCAAAATCTCGAATCACAGAGATAAGCATCAGCGATTTGGCTGATAAATTAATTAAGGTGCCTTTTTATTTGATTGATGTGCGAGAGTTAGATGAATATAAGCAAGGCGCAATACCTAATGCTATTCATCTCAGCAAAGGCACCATCGAACGTGATATTGAAAGGCTGATTCCTGATAATGCAGCGGATATCGTTGTTTATTGTAGTGGTGGTTTTCGCTCTTGCTTAGTGGCCGATAATCTTCAGAAAATGGGTTATCAGCATGTTGCTTCTTTGACAGGCGGAGTTCGTGCTTGGTTGGAAGCGGGTTATCCATTAGCAACTTAA